In Falco biarmicus isolate bFalBia1 chromosome 5, bFalBia1.pri, whole genome shotgun sequence, a single genomic region encodes these proteins:
- the TBC1D30 gene encoding TBC1 domain family member 30 isoform X7, whose product MRFTFNERSNPDDDSMGIQIVKDLHRTGCSSYCGQEAEQDRVVLKRVLLAYARWNKSVGYCQGFNILAALILEVMEGNEGDALKIMIYLIDKVLPDSYFVNNLRALSVDMAVFRDLLRMKLPELSQHLDTLQRAANRESGGGYEPPLTNVFTMQWFLTLFATCLPNHTVLKIWDSVFFEGSEIILRVALAIWAKLGEQIECCETADEFYSTMGKLTQEMLEDSLIDSNELMQTVYTMAQFPFPQLAELREKYTYNITPFPAAVKSTSLSGRLGRTRDSDEENDLDDEDSIANAIGCLGPLSGFLAPELQKYQKQMKDQNEEQSLGSSNIAELSPGAIDSCRSEYHAAFNSMMMERMTTDINALKKQYTRIKKKQQQQVHHVYIRAGPEDDDPGIFLGPRDQLNNDKGPVTSLLPSQVNHSPVINHLLLGKKMKMNNRSLKNAVIHIPSHATGKMSPIPQEDLKTKLNSPWRTHIRVHRKNIARAKGQLGYGDTIGLIDEQSESCKTNSPGANEETSKHSDFGEGGGLDDRTTQKADRQSSEPVSTDSSTNMSVVQLKLETLELTSDNKTHAESTSHQSSQPRLSESSSSSNNSGNPAKSPQPGNPKPQVFNPFPSVKPLRKSATARNLGLYGPTQRTPTVHFPQMSRSFNKSASGNSGTRKR is encoded by the exons GACCTTCACCGAACTGGTTGCAGTTCTTACTGTGGCCAAGAGGCAGAGCAAGATCGAGTGGTATTAAAACGTGTTTTGCTGGCTTATGCCAGGTGGAATAAATCTGTTGGCTATTGTCAAGGATTTAACATTCTAGCTGCACTTATTCTGGAAGTAATGGAAGGCAATGAAGGGGATGCCCTGAAA ATCATGATTTACCTCATTGATAAGGTGCTTCCTGATAGCTATTTTGTCAATAATCTTCGCGCTCTCTCTGTGGATATGGCTGTTTTCCGAGATCTTTTACGAATGAAGCTTCCTGAACTGTCCCAGCATTTAGACACACTGCAAAGAGCTGCTAACAGAGAAAGTGGAG gAGGATATGAACCCCCGCTTACAAATGTCTTCACAATGCAGTGGTTTCTGACACTCTTTGCTACTTGCTTGCCTAACCATACAGTTCTGAAGATCTGGGATTCAGTATTCTTTGAAGGCTCTGAAATTATACTGAGAGTAGCTTTGGCTATCTGGGCAAAGTTAGGAGA GCAAATAGAGTGTTGTGAAACTGCAGATGAGTTTTACAGTACCATGGGCAAGCTGACCCAGGAGATGCTGGAAGACAGTCTGATTGACAGCAATGAACTCATGCAG actGTGTATACCATGGCTCAGTTTCCCTTCCCACAACTGGCAGAATTAAGGGAGAAATACACGTACAACATTActcctttccctgcagcagtAAAATCAACTTCACTTTCAGG AAGGCTAGGCAGAACCAGAGACAGTGATGAGGAGAATGACCTAGATGATGAAGACTCAATTGCCAATGCAATTGGCTGTCTTGGACCATTAAGTGGGTTTTTGGCACCAGAGCTCCAAAAATACCAAAAACAGATGAAAG ATCAGAATGAAGAACAAAGTCTTGGTTCCAGTAACATTGCGGAATTAAGTCCAGGAGCAATAGACTCTTGCCGAAGCGAGTATCATGCTGCTTTTAACAGCATGATGATGGAGCGTATGACCACTGATATTAATGCACTGAAAAAGCAATAtaccagaataaaaaaaaagcagcagcagcaggttcaCCATGTGTATATCAGAGCAG gaCCTGAAGATGATGACCCTGGGATTTTTTTAGGTCCCAGGGACCAGCTGAACAATG ACAAAGGGCCAGTTACCAGTCTCCTCCCTTCTCAGGTAAACCATTCCCCGGTGATAAACCACCTCCTTCTaggaaagaagatgaaaatgaaTAACAGGTCTCTCAAAAATGCTGTTATTCACATCCCAAGTCATGCTACAGGGAAGATGTCTCCTATTCCTCAAGAAgatcttaaaacaaaactgaactcTCCATGGCGCACTCACATACGAGTTCATCGAAAGAATATTGCTAGGGCTAAAGGTCAGCTGGGCTATGGGGATACCATAGGACTAATAGATGAGCAGAGTGAGAGCTGTAAAACAAATAGTCCCGGTGCAAATGAGGAGACTTCCAAACATTCTGACTTTGGAGAAGGAGGTGGTTTGGATGATAGGACTACTCAAAAAGCGGACCGGCAGTCGTCTGAGCCAGTCTCTACAGACAGCAGTACAAACATGTCAGTGGTTCAGCTAAAACTGGAAACACTGGAACTCACATCAGATAACAAAACCCATGCTGAGTCAACATCCCATCAGTCCAGCCAGCCACGTTTATCAGAGTCCTCCAGTTCATCCAACAACAGTGGAAACCCAGCTAAATCTCCCCAGCCTGGGAACCCAAAGCCACAGGTCTTCAATCCTTTTCCCAGTGTCAAGCCTCTTCGAAAGTCAGCTACAGCCAGGAATTTAGGGCTGTATGGCCCCACTCAAAGAACACCAACTGTACACTTCCCACAAATGAGCAGAAGTTTCAATAAGTCTGCAAGTGGCAACAGTGGGACCAGGAAACGATAA